From a region of the Penaeus vannamei isolate JL-2024 chromosome 32, ASM4276789v1, whole genome shotgun sequence genome:
- the LOC113817557 gene encoding uncharacterized protein isoform X2, whose amino-acid sequence MKILLVASLAACTTGRPLEDAESVATGITAAPPSAPKPGQGSFLGEVMVMSEDVTVKRTPKTKKKPSKPSQEGPRASALVAAPGVSVPEALVGIAVGTGKAFDVGTNTGHVLEDDSPGLSISGATLTFHRPARVIPVSS is encoded by the exons ATG AAGATTCTCCTGGTGGCGAGTCTGGCAGCGTGCACCACCGGCCGCCCTTTGGAAGATGCCGAGTCTGTGGCCACCGGAATCACGGCAGCGCCTCCGTCAGCCCCAAAGCCAGGTCAAGGCTCCTTCCTCGGCGAGGTCATGGTCATGTCGGAGGATGTGACCGTGAAGAGAACGCCAAAAAC GAAGAAGAAGCCGTCGAAGCCATCCCAGGAGGGTCCTCGGGCCTCTGCTCTCGTGGCCGCGCCTGGAGTCAGCGTTCCCGAGGCGCTCGTGGGCATAGCAGTGGGCACGGGGAAAGCCTTCGACGTCGGCACGAACACGGGACACGTTCTGGAGGATGACTCTCCTGGATTAAGTATTTCCGGGGCGACGCTGACGTTTCACCGTCCGGCTCGGGTGATTCCTGTGTCCTCTTGA
- the LOC113817557 gene encoding uncharacterized protein isoform X1: MEISKILLVASLAACTTGRPLEDAESVATGITAAPPSAPKPGQGSFLGEVMVMSEDVTVKRTPKTKKKPSKPSQEGPRASALVAAPGVSVPEALVGIAVGTGKAFDVGTNTGHVLEDDSPGLSISGATLTFHRPARVIPVSS; encoded by the exons ATGGAAATATCG AAGATTCTCCTGGTGGCGAGTCTGGCAGCGTGCACCACCGGCCGCCCTTTGGAAGATGCCGAGTCTGTGGCCACCGGAATCACGGCAGCGCCTCCGTCAGCCCCAAAGCCAGGTCAAGGCTCCTTCCTCGGCGAGGTCATGGTCATGTCGGAGGATGTGACCGTGAAGAGAACGCCAAAAAC GAAGAAGAAGCCGTCGAAGCCATCCCAGGAGGGTCCTCGGGCCTCTGCTCTCGTGGCCGCGCCTGGAGTCAGCGTTCCCGAGGCGCTCGTGGGCATAGCAGTGGGCACGGGGAAAGCCTTCGACGTCGGCACGAACACGGGACACGTTCTGGAGGATGACTCTCCTGGATTAAGTATTTCCGGGGCGACGCTGACGTTTCACCGTCCGGCTCGGGTGATTCCTGTGTCCTCTTGA